A single genomic interval of Camelina sativa cultivar DH55 chromosome 11, Cs, whole genome shotgun sequence harbors:
- the LOC104723447 gene encoding probable mannan synthase 1 produces MSLFLKPFLFLYDTTLSLLLLLFNGWSLEDAAAAQQRLEADNNSAQSSEWFHMQYMWIKTRSVVLVPVFKCLVVMCLVLSIIVFFESFYMNFVILFVKLFRRKPHKVYKWEAMLADVEVGPDNYPMVLIQIPMYNEKEVYQLSIAAVCRLVWPSSRLVVQVVDDSTDPDVREGVDVEIAKWQSQGINIRCERRDNRNGYKAGAMKEALTHTYVKQCDFVAVFDADFQPEPDYLTRTIPFLVHNPEVALVQARWIFVNADKCLMTRMQEMSLNYHFKVEQESGSTRHAFFGFNGTAGVWRISALDAAGGWKSRTTVEDMDLAVRVGLHGWKFVYLNDLTVRNELPSKFKAYRFQQHRWSCGPANLFRKMTMEIIHNKRVSVWKKFYVIYSFFFVRKVAVHFLTFFFYCIVVPTSVFFPEIYIPSWSTIYIPSLITIFHTMATPRSFYLVIFWILFENVMAMHRTKGTWIGLLEGGRVNEWVVTEKLGDALKKKLLPVQRKSCYQRINSKEVMVGVYILGCALYGLIYGHTWLHFYLFLQATAFFVSGFGFVGT; encoded by the exons ATGTCTCTATTTCTGAAGCCCTTCCTCTTCCTATACGATACCACTCTTAGTCTCCTCTTACTTCTG TTCAATGGATGGAGTCTAGAGGATGCAGCAGCAGCCCAACAGAGGCTTGAGGCAGACAACAATTCTGCACAGTCGTCTGAATGGTTCCATATGCAATATATGTGGATAAAAACGAGGAGTGTTGTACTAGTTCCCGTTTTCAAGTGTTTGGTGGTTATGTGTTTGGTATTATCCATCATAGTGTTCTTCGAGAGTTTTTACATGAACTTTGTCATACTCTTCGTTAAGTTATTTAGACGTAAACCCCATAAAGTGTACAAATGGGAGGCCATGCTAGCAGATGTCGAGGTTGGACCCGATAACTACCCAATGGTTCTTATCCAAATACCAATGTACAATGAAAaggag GTCTATCAATTATCTATAGCGGCAGTATGCCGTTTGGTCTGGCCGTCGAGCCGTCTAGTAGTTCAAGTTGTAGATGATTCTACGGATCCGGACGTAAGG GAAGGTGTGGACGTAGAGATTGCAAAATGGCAAAGCCAAGGCATAAACATAAGGTGTGAAAGGAGAGATAACCGGAACGGTTACAAAGCCGGAGCTATGAAAGAAGCTCTTACGCATACCTACGTCAAGCAATGCGACTTTGTGGCTGTCTTCGATGCCGATTTCCAACCTGAGCCCGATTACCTTACCCGCACCATCCCGTTTCTCGTCCACAATCCTGAGGTTGCTCTAGTTCAGGCTCGATGGATATTTG TGAACGCGGACAAATGCTTGATGACGAGGATGCAAGAGATGTCCCTAAACTACCATTTTAAGGTGGAACAAGAATCAGGGTCTACTAGACATGCTTTCTTTGGGTTTAATG GGACGGCGGGTGTATGGAGAATATCGGCACTGGACGCAGCAGGAGGATGGAAATCAAGGACCACCGTAGAGGACATGGACTTGGCTGTTCGTGTTGGTCTTCACGGCTGGAAATTTGTCTACCTTAACGACCTCACG GTGAGAAACGAGCTTCCAAGCAAATTCAAGGCCTACAGATTCCAACAACATAGGTGGTCCTGTGGCCCGGCGAATCTATTTAGaaagatgacaatggagattatTCACAATAAG AGAGTATCAGTATGGAAGAAGTTCTATGTGATCTACAGCTTTTTCTTCGTAAGGAAAGTGGCAGTACACTTCTTGACATTCTTCTTCTACTGTATTGTTGTACCAACCAGTGTCTTCTTCCCTGAAATTTACATCCCATCTTGGTCTACCATTTACATTCCCTCTTTGATCACTATCTTCCACACCATGGCAACTCCAAG ATCGTTCTACCTCGTGATATTCTGGATCTTGTTCGAGAATGTAATGGCTATGCATCGAACCAAAGGAACTTGGATTGGCCTACTCGAAGGAGGAAGAGTAAACGAATGGGTTGTGACCGAAAAATTAGGAGATGCTTTGAAGAAAAAGTTACTCCCTGTCCAACGGAAATCTTGTTATCAAAG AATTAACTCAAAGGAAGTGATGGTGGGGGTATACATTTTAGGATGTGCATTGTATGGACTGATTTATGGCCACACATGGTTACATTTCTATCTATTCCTTCAGGCCACCGCCTTCTTCGTCTCCGGTTTTGGTTTTGTCGGAACTTAA
- the LOC104727997 gene encoding probable protein phosphatase 2C 55 produces the protein MLAVREGLQKQVKILIGLANLGFGGYRGLHSRFTNPNGFLEPASSDLLLINERRNLSVVGAVSRTFSVPSVSGPSFQVCGYHIDLLLSDPSAKAPGKSMASLGSKSLFADRHSDLLVSKRFGVGMVCGDGPNRGRISMRLRGKDHSEKSTIYAYFAYRGAKRWIYMNHQRRGLGFRGLHSSLSNRLSAGNAPDVSLDSSVTEEDVRDSSDSVAAKLCTKPLKLVSGSCYLPHPDKEATGGEDAHFICAEEQA, from the coding sequence ATGTTAGCTGTGAGAGAAGGTCTTCAGAAACAAGTTAAGATTTTGATTGGGTTAGCGAATTTAGGGTTTGGGGGTTATAGGGGATTGCACTCTAGGTTTACTAACCCTAACGGGTTTCTCGAACCTGCGAGCTCTGATTTGCTTTTGATTAACGAAAGGAGGAACCTTTCTGTCGTTGGTGCTGTTTCTCGAACTTTCTCTGTTCCTTCTGTATCTGGTCCATCCTTTCAGGTCTGTGGTTATCACATTGACCTTTTGCTTTCGGACCCCAGTGCGAAGGCTCCAGGGAAATCAATGGCTAGTTTAGGTTCTAAATCCTTGTTTGCGGATCGTCATTCTGATCTTCTTGTTTCGAAGCGTTTTGGTGTTGGTATGGTATGTGGAGACGGTCCCAACCGTGGAAGAATCAGTATGAGACTCAGAGGGAAAGATCACTCTGAAAAGTCTACCATATATGCGTATTTTGCTTATAGAGGTGCCAAGAGATGGATATACATGAACCACCAAAGAAGAGGATTGGGATTTAGAGGCTTGCATAGCTCACTATCTAATCGTTTATCAGCTGGGAATGCTCCTGATGTCTCGCTTGATAGCTCTGTCACTGAGGAAGATGTTAGAGATTCTTCTGATTCTGTAGCGGCTAAGCTTTGTACTAAGCCTCTGAAGCTTGTCTCGGGGTCGTGTTATCTACCGCATCCTGATAAAGAGGCGACTGGGGGAGAGGATGCTCACTTTATCTGTGCAGAGGAGCAAGCG
- the LOC104723448 gene encoding probable protein phosphatase 2C 55, with protein MLAVREGLQKQVKILIGLGNLGFGGYRGLHSRFTNPNGFLEPASSDLLLINERRNLSVVGAVSRTFSVPSVSGPSFQVCGYHIDLLLSDPSAKAPGKSMASLGSKSLFADRHSDLLVSKRFGVGMVCGDGPNRGRISMRLRGKDHSEKSTIYAYFAYRGAKRWIYMNHQRRGLGFRGLHSSLSNRLSAGNAPDVSLDSSVTEEDVRDSSDSVAAKLCTKPLKLVSGSCYLPHPDKEATGGEDAHFICAEEQALGVADGVGGWAELGIDAGFYSRELMSNSVNAIQDEPKGSIDPARVLEKAHTSTKSLGSSTACIIALTNQGLNAINLGDSGFMVVREGHTVFRSPVQQHDFNFTYQLESGRNGDLPSSGQVFTVAVAPGDVIIAGTDGLFDNLYNNEITAIVVHAVRANIDPQVTAQKIAALARQRAQDKNRQTPFSTAAQDAGFRYYGGKLDDITVVVSYVAASKEEGKR; from the coding sequence ATGTTAGCTGTGAGAGAAGGTCTTCAGAAACAAGTTAAGATTTTGATTGGGTTAGGTAATTTAGGGTTTGGGGGTTATAGGGGATTGCACTCTAGGTTTACTAACCCTAACGGGTTTCTCGAACCTGCGAGCTCTGATTTGCTTTTGATTAACGAAAGGAGGAACCTTTCTGTCGTTGGTGCTGTTTCTCGAACTTTCTCTGTTCCTTCTGTATCTGGTCCATCCTTTCAGGTCTGTGGTTATCACATTGACCTTTTGCTTTCGGACCCCAGTGCGAAGGCTCCAGGGAAATCAATGGCTAGTTTAGGTTCTAAATCCTTGTTTGCGGATCGTCATTCTGATCTTCTTGTTTCGAAGCGTTTTGGTGTTGGTATGGTATGTGGAGACGGTCCCAACCGTGGAAGAATCAGTATGAGACTCAGAGGGAAAGATCACTCTGAAAAGTCTACCATATATGCGTATTTTGCTTATAGAGGTGCCAAGAGATGGATATACATGAACCACCAAAGAAGAGGATTGGGATTTAGAGGCTTGCATAGCTCACTATCTAATCGTTTATCAGCTGGGAATGCTCCTGATGTCTCGCTTGATAGCTCTGTCACTGAGGAAGATGTTAGAGATTCTTCTGATTCTGTAGCGGCTAAGCTTTGTACTAAGCCTCTGAAGCTTGTCTCGGGGTCGTGTTATCTACCGCATCCTGATAAAGAGGCGACTGGGGGAGAGGATGCTCACTTTATCTGTGCAGAGGAGCAAGCGTTGGGCGTGGCAGATGGTGTGGGAGGTTGGGCAGAGCTTGGTATTGATGCAGGTTTCTACTCTAGGGAGCTTATGTCTAACTCAGTGAATGCAATCCAAGACGAGCCTAAAGGATCGATTGATCCAGCGAGAGTATTGGAAAAAGCTCACACTAGTACAAAGTCACTAGGGTCTTCAACAGCTTGCATCATAGCCTTAACCAACCAGGGACTTAATGCAATCAACTTAGGAGACAGCGGGTTCATGGTAGTCCGTGAAGGGCACACGGTATTCCGTTCACCTGTTCAACAGCATGACTTCAACTTCACCTATCAGCTGGAGAGTGGAAGAAACGGCGATTTGCCAAGCTCAGGCCAGGTTTTTACTGTCGCTGTCGCTCCGGGAGACGTCATAATAGCTGGAACGGATGGGTTGTTCGACAACCTGTACAACAACGAGATCACAGCCATAGTGGTTCATGCGGTGAGAGCCAACATAGATCCTCAGGTAACGGCACAGAAGATTGCAGCATTGGCTCGCCAAAGAGCACAGGACAAAAACAGACAAACTCCATTCTCGACAGCAGCACAAGATGCTGGCTTCAGATACTACGGAGGTAAGCTTGATGACATTACAGTTGTTGTCTCTTATGTGGCCGCTtcgaaagaagaaggaaaacgttga